In Pan paniscus chromosome 1, NHGRI_mPanPan1-v2.0_pri, whole genome shotgun sequence, the DNA window CCGCCCAGGTCCGCACACCTTTCTGCGCTCTTGCCGCTCTTGCTCCTGCTGCTGGAAGTGCTTTTCCCGCTCCAGACGCTGCCGCTCCGCCTCTTCCCGCGACCGAGCTTCGGCCTCCTCTTTCTGCCAAAGACCCCCATGAGCGTGGGGCACTTGACTCCAGCCTTCCCTCTCGGCCCGCGGCGCCCGCGCCCAGCCGCTTCCCGCCCGCCCGCCGGGGGCACCTGCTTCTGCAGCCGCTCCTGCTCCTCCTGCTCGGCCTGCGCCTTCTCTCGTGCCTCCTGCTCCTCCCGCCTCCGGGCCTCCGCCTCCCGCTCCGCCCGGGCCTCGGCCTCCCGTGCCAGCTGCTCCTCTCGCATTCGCCTGGGGGACGGAGCAAACGGCTCAGGCTCGGCCTCTGCTTCTTCTCCAGCGCCCACGAGGGCCCCCTCAGTCCCCGAGGCGCACTCACTTGTCCCTTTCTGCCTGCAGCCTCCGCTCCTGCTCCTCGCGCTCCCGCTGCTCCCGGGCCTGGCGCCGCTTCTCAGCCAAGAGCCGAGTGGCTTCTTCTCGGTCTGTGGTGCCGGCCATTGGTTTGCTAGGGGTCACCGGgggagcaggggctgggggtgaggtCAAGACAGCAGCGTCTGGAGGGGGATCCGGGATCAGGCGTCAGCACACCCACGCAGGCACCGCCGTCATCTCCCAGCGGCCTGTGTTCTGGGCCTGGGACTGCTGAGGGCAGGAGTCTCCTCTTTCCGTGTCCCACTCCCAGTCCTCAGGCATCTCTGGCGGCCCACACCCCCACACAGGAGAAGCTGGCTTCTCTCGCTCGgcccacccctcccctctccaTTCCTACCTGTAGGGGTCTCCGCGGGGGGCTGCTCCTTCTGGGGCGGGGCTGGGGTGGGCGAGGGCGCCGGCGAAGGTGCCGGTGAGGCTGGGGCTGCTGACTCCTTCTCGTTACTGGCCCTGCGCTTGCTCTGGCTCTTATCCTCGGGCCCTGCGGCGCTAGGGCTCTCCtttgcctcctccttcctccGAATCCGCCCCTTGGGGGATGCAGTGGTGCCTCGGGGGGACGGTGGCTTTGGAGGCAGAGTGTGGCCTGgccctgggctggggcagggggaggcagGCCTGTGCCAGGATGTGGAGGGAGAGGATGGCCTGGCCTTGGATTTGGGgctaagagaaaagggaaaagggaagggttaggagacacacacacccacacgctGAGAActtgttccttcctctgggaggTGCCCCCTCCCCCAGGCTACATCAgcgctgccccccacccccttgcTCTCACAGAAACACACCATTCCCTTTTAGAGCATACACCCCAGTTTGTAATGACATGTTTCTGTGGGATTCTTTGATTATTGTATGTCCCCCGCCAATAGCCTGTAAGCTTAATAAGAGAAAAAACCACGCTTGGGTTAGCTCAGCAACGTGCCCTCAGCACCCTGAGTGCTACCTGACAGGTCCATTCATTCagcaggttttgttgttgttgttgttgtttttaagacagaatctggctgacccccaggctggagtgcagtggcatcatcatacatagctcactacagcctcgacctcctgggctcaagcaatcctccccttggtctcccaaagtgctgggattacaggtgtgaggcactacCCTGGCCCTTCAGTAGGTATTCACTGAGTGGTTAccaggtgccaggcactattttagGTGTTGGGGTacttcagtaaccaaaacacttaaaaaaaaaaaacaaaaacgaacaaaaagaaaaatggaggctgggcggggtggcttacactcacacatgtaatcccagcactttgggaggccaaggcgggtggatcacctaagctcaagagttcgagatcagcctggacaacgtagcGAAACCCccactctaccaaaaatacaaaaaattagccgagcgtggtggcgcgcctgtagtcccagccacttggaaggctgaggtgggaggatagcctgagcccgggaggtcaaggttgcagtgagctgagattgtgccactgcactccagcctgggtgacagagggagatcctgtctcaaacaaatcaGAGAGAATCTGCCCTCAAGGAAGTTGCATTCTAGAGGTGGGTgcccaacaaatatttgtgggTGATGAATAAATGACCCGGTGAGGGGCAGGGTCCCTCGCACCGCCCGCGCCCACCTGAGCTCAGAGGCGGTGCTGGCGGAGAGGCGGGCACGTGGGGAGGCGGGCAGCGACTGGCGCTTCTTGAGGCTGCGCTCCCGGGCTAGGGCACTCTTCTCCTTCTCGTTTTCCCGCTCCTtgtccttcttctcctttttctgcaCCTGGCAGGGAAGGAGGAACGGAAGAGGAGAGTAGAGGTCAGCAGCGCCCGCGTTCCCCAGTTCCAGGCTGCCTGTCCCCACCTGCGCGGCCACTCGAGCCAGTAGAGCCACTCACCGGCGAGGCCTCCGGCCGGCGGCGCACCGGAGCGGGGCTGCCCCCGGCGTTGGGCTTGCGGCGCTCCCCGCGCTCACCGGCGGGGGCGCAGCGGTGCACGCTTCGGGGGACGCTGCACGGCGTCAGGGGGCTGGCGGAGGCCGAGCGCGGGCACACCGGCACGGCTGCAGAGGGATGAGTGCGGTCGGGTTGCGGCCCGCGCGCCAGGctggcccctgcccggccccacGTGGGGCCTCTCCCAGGGTCGCAGCCCCTACCCTGGTCCCGGCCGTTGCGGGGCAGTGTGACCGCGCTGCGACTCCGAGCAAGGAAGGAGAGAGTGGGCGTCATCAGACGATCCACGATGCTGCTCTCCCATGCGCTCAGCTGCAGGCTGCGATCTGGGGGTAGAAGGCCAGGCGAAGCCGGTCACCGTGGGGGCCGTAGGAGGCAGGAAGAGGCAAGGGGGCAGACCAGGCACCATCCCCATGCCAAGGCTTCTCACCCGGGAGTCCTCTCCCCACAATCACACCGGGGCCACACTTGTCCTCCCTATGATCTGGACTTCCACTGCAGACCCAGGCAACCAGACACTTCCCAGGGCAACATCCTGCATCGGATGAGGGTCCCCGCCAACAACGCTCCCCAGGTGAAGGGGCCCTGAACGGCGCATATAGGAAGGAGCCATCCAGGATTGGAAGAAAACCCAATTGCCCTCTGCCATGTCCCAGTGTAAGGTCTTGCCCCTCCTGCTGTCAGAGGGCTGACCCAGCCGAGGCTGTCCCATGGATTCAGGACAGTGAGGGTCCTTGTGCTCCTCTGACCCAGCTTTTAGCAGTCCTGTGCCAGGGAGAGGCTGCTAGGGTGCCTGCCTGCCCTAGGCCACCCTGCTCTGTCCCCTCAGCTGCTGGGCTATTTTTAAGCCTCAGTCAGGTGGGGTTGGTACAGCAGCTGATTTGGTTGCTAGGCAACAAAGCAACCAAACAAATGCAAGAGAAACTTATAAATAACTCCCACCATGGCTCCTTCACATATGAGCACCAGGGCATGGTGGGAATGCAGGGGCTATGCCACCTTGGTTGGCTCAACTCTGGGACCAGCCAAGGCCATGGCTGGGGCTCTGAAGACAGAGAGGGCAGCATTGCATGGGCCCTCTAGGGTGGAGCCAGAATGAGGGACCCCTCCACCCCACAGCACCCAGGCCAGTCTGACACATGGGGACAATGCCACCTGGCTAAGGTTGGCCCAGACCAGCTGGCTGTGGTTGCAGAAAAGGCTGCctgcctgtccccacccccagccaccacCTCCAACTTGCTCTTGAGGCCCCTGCCAGGCTTCCTGCCCTCTGCGGCATTGTGCTTTGTCTCTGTTCTCCTCTCCTACAGGGCAACCTCTGTCCTCAGGGTCCAGACCCATATGCCGGCTCCCCCGAGGGGCACAGAGCCCTGGGTAAGGTAGAGTGGGGATGGGGACCTGGAGTATGTGAGGGCTCCAGGGACCTGGTGTTCTTGCTGAGCTCTGGAGGAGGCTTGGTGGGAGCTACAAGGGGCTCTGGAGGGGGAAGGGCTGGGCCTTCTCTTACTTCTACTGGGGGAGTTCCAGAGCGTGGCAGAGGACTTTGAGAGCCGCTTGTTGATTATAGAGTCCACGTGTTTGGGCAGGTTAACTGCCGACACGGAGCACCTGCTCCCACCTGGAGGGGGAAAAGACACGGCATTAGGGCCGGGCCCGGCAGGAGCCAGTGGGGGGCACCGAGGCCTTCCATGCAGGATGCTCCGAGGGCggggtgggagagggaggagtGGGCAGGCTAGGATGAGGAGCAGGAGGCAGCCTTGGCcctgggagagggagggtgggggGTAGGTGACCAGAGACAACCTGGGTTGGGGGAGCCGACGGAGAAGGAACAAAGGGAGGAGATGAGTGAAACTAGAGAAACTACAGCTTTCCTGGCCAGACCAAGGAAGCCATTCCTTACGGCTGAGTACTGCAACCCCTCCCCATAACCACCCAGCATTAGCACTTGCTGACACTGCCCAGCCAAGACGTTTGGATACAACACCCCCGTACTGGGATAAATGCAAAAACCCTCCTAAACAGGACCTACACAGTCACAGTCACTTGCACAAATCCACGTATTCATCCAGAATCACAAAAAGACATGCAGACACAGGCATATAGAGTGGCAGATACTTCGGCATGCACACGTGTGCAGACATGCACAGGGACAGAGACACAAACACTAACAGATAGTGTGTCAGACCCAGATGCACACAAGCCACAAACAGATCGAAGCAACCTCATCATGACATTTGTAGCAGCTCACATTTGTTgatgcttaccatgtgccaggtactgtgtggGGCACCACACACATGTGACCTCATTTGATCCTTCAAACATCTATCTACCACCTCAGGGGCAAGTAGTATCACTATCCCcagtttatagatgaagaaagtgagaCTTCGAGAAGTTAAAGGTTACGCTGCAAGTGCCAGAGCTGGAACCCAAGTCTGTCTGACTTAGGAGCCCTCACTGAGGTACACAAGGTCACAAACACGCCAAGGCAAACACATATTAAGACACACAATGCACGGGTCCAGGAGCACATAAACGGAAGATACACAGCTAGAAATACTGAAACTTGCCATTGCATAAAGACATCCAAGCACAGTGGTACATACATGCCAGCAAAGAATCAGACCAAAATCCATGGTGGCCCTACGCGGAGAAAACTCAGAGACAAAAATCTACCTTCTGAGACAAGGAGTGACAGTTTCTTTAAGATCCAGTGTCTGTAGGGCATTAAAGTCTTTTATGTATCAACAACTAATAATAATTGACAGGCGCAAAGAAGGCTAATCCTAAAATGACAGAGGTTTGAAGAGCAAACCAAATGGAGAGAATCCATCTCTGATTTGATAGTGGAAGTCCTTGGGAAGGGACAGTTTGGCTTACAGACCATTCTAGAAGACACAAGTCACATAAAGCAAGGCACACCTGCTGCAGGGAGCCACCAGCTTTTTGTAGGGAAGTTGTTCCCTTCCCTTACTTGCCATCCCAGCCTTGCCCAcccactccccagcccctccagccTACTCACTGGTCTTATGTCCTGGAGAGCTGTGGTGCAGGGCCCCTGCCCAGGACCAGCGCTGCTGCCGGATTTCGGCCCACGTCTTCTTCACTGACCGTTGGATGGCTGCCTCATAGCGCTCctgggggaaggtggggagaagagagagatgtGGACTCAGAACATTCATCGAATTTGGGATAGAGGCCCTTCTTCCTCCTGTGACAATGCCTCCCCCACTCCCTTCCCTTGGAGTCTTTTCCTGACTCATTGCAGGTAACCAAGGTTACCAAATCTTTGCTATGATTAAGGACCAAGATCCCTTTCAACTTGTTCTTGGGGAGCTTTTCACTGTTCTTGAGTCATTTCCTGAGTGCATGAGTTGATTCTCTGAGGATTGGGTGGACTCCCCCTACCTGGGGCTCCCAGGCAAGGCCACATCTCAGGCACTGAGGGTCCTGACCTTGGGGCTATGTGTTCCCTCTAGCCTGAGGCCCTCCCAGGTAGGGCCAGGTGGCCATTTCCTTCATTTCCTCACCAGCACTCAAGCTAGGGCTTTACCCATGTCACAGAGCTAGGCACGCTCACACAGATGCATACCTGCATACATACAGACACATGGGGTACATGTACGAACACAGGTACTGACAGTAAACAGTTACAGGGGCCTACAGTGGCACATTCAGAAGCAAATGTGCCTGCAGTTGTACAGGTGCCCAGATATTCTAACACAGGGACACAACTGTAGATGTGAACACAAATAGGACCACATAGACACAGATAAGGCAGAGCCGTGAACATGGATGTGTGTACACACTGCACCAGTATGCAGACGGTGAGCACACGTGTACATGGATTCACGGAGACCCATCCCGCACCTTGTTTTTCTCGAGCTTCTGCCGCTGCCGTTCCTCCAGGGCTGCACGGCGTTGCTCGGCTTTAAGACGTTGCTCCTCCAGCCGGCGCCGGCGCTCCTGGAGCTGCTTCTCCCGCAGCGCCTTggccttctcctccttctccagccacaCTGCCTTCTTGGCCGCTGTGGAAAAAGGAGCCCAGTGGCCGGTGTGAAGGGTTCTGCAGAAGGCCTGGGCCAAGGACATTTCCTCCAAGTGGCCAGCCCTGCTACCCATGCCCTGGGTGGGTCTTTCTCCCGCCTGCTTAGGTGGAGCTTTCAGTCTGAGACAACCCCCTCAAATTGAGAGGCTTACTGAAGACAGGACTCAGGAGAGGCCTATTTCTCCTCCATTGGCCTTATGGGCTCTCAGGGCTGAAGGAGAAATGAATGCTTTAGTGCAAGATCCCCATCTGACCTGGGGGGCCTACCAGACAGATGTCCACATACTGTGATTAAGAGCATGGGATTTGGGGTGGCAGGAGGCTTCTGGGTCTGAACGTCAGCTACtctactagctgtgtggcttAAGCAAATgatttcatctctctgagcctctgtttcctcctcaaAATGGgttgaggattaaattagatgtGTGTCCTGCTCTTAGCACAGTGCACATAATTAAGTGTTGCAGaagtgttggttttttttttttgttttgttttgtttttttttggagacggagttttgctcttgttgcccaggctggagtgcaatggcacaatctcggctcaccacaacctccgcctcccaggttcaagcagttctcctatctcagtctcccgagtagctgggattacagggatgtgccaccatgcctggctaattttttgtatttttagtagagacagggtttctccacattggtcaggctagtctcaaactcccgacctcaggtgattcgcccgcctcggcctcccaaagtgctgggattacaggcgtgagccactgcgccccagcctGTTGGTGTTATTAATAGGATGCTGATGATGACGATGAAGAAGATGATGAGGCTTCCTGCTCACTCACCCAGGTACTTGGCCCGCTCTTCTCGCCGCTCCTTTGCCAGCTTGTGTCTCTCTCCTGCCTTCTTCACCTCTGAGCAGAGGGAACAAGAACAGACAGGTCAAAAGGCTGTCCCCAAAGAGGAGTCAGCCTCAGATCCCTCCCTCCGGGCCTCACCCCATC includes these proteins:
- the MAP7D1 gene encoding MAP7 domain-containing protein 1 isoform X7; protein product: MESGPRAELGAGAPPAVVARTPPEPRPSPEGDPSPPPPPMSALVPDTPPDTPPAMKNATSSKQLPLEPESPTGQVGPRPAPPQEESPSSEAKSRGPTPTATGPRDARPPRRSSQPSPTAVPASDSPPTKQEVKKAGERHKLAKERREERAKYLAAKKAVWLEKEEKAKALREKQLQERRRRLEEQRLKAEQRRAALEERQRQKLEKNKERYEAAIQRSVKKTWAEIRQQRWSWAGALHHSSPGHKTNRSLQLSAWESSIVDRLMTPTLSFLARSRSAVTLPRNGRDQGRGCDPGRGPTWGRAGASLARGPQPDRTHPSAAVPVCPRSASASPLTPCSVPRSVHRCAPAGERGERRKPNAGGSPAPVRRRPEASPVQKKEKKDKERENEKEKSALARERSLKKRQSLPASPRARLSASTASELSPKSKARPSSPSTSWHRPASPCPSPGPGHTLPPKPPSPRGTTASPKGRIRRKEEAKESPSAAGPEDKSQSKRRASNEKESAAPASPAPSPAPSPTPAPPQKEQPPAETPTDAAVLTSPPAPAPPVTPSKPMAGTTDREEATRLLAEKRRQAREQREREEQERRLQAERDKRMREEQLAREAEARAEREAEARRREEQEAREKAQAEQEEQERLQKQKEEAEARSREEAERQRLEREKHFQQQEQERQERRKRLEEIMKRTRKSEVSETKQKQDSKEANANGSSPEPVKAVEARSPGLQKEAVQKEEPIPQEPQWSLPSKELPASLVNGLQPLPAHQENGFSTKGPSGDKSLSRTPEALLPFAEAEAFLKKAVVQSPQVTEVL
- the MAP7D1 gene encoding MAP7 domain-containing protein 1 isoform X5 translates to MESGPRAELGAGAPPAVVARTPPEPRPSPEGDPSPPPPPMSALVPDTPPDTPPAMKNATSSKQLPLEPESPTGQVGPRPAPPQEESPSSEAKSRGPTPTATGPRDARPPRRSSQPSPTAVPASDSPPTKQEVKKAGERHKLAKERREERAKYLAAKKAVWLEKEEKAKALREKQLQERRRRLEEQRLKAEQRRAALEERQRQKLEKNKERYEAAIQRSVKKTWAEIRQQRWSWAGALHHSSPGHKTSGSRCSVSAVNLPKHVDSIINKRLSKSSATLWNSPSRNRSLQLSAWESSIVDRLMTPTLSFLARSRSAVTLPRNGRDQAVPVCPRSASASPLTPCSVPRSVHRCAPAGERGERRKPNAGGSPAPVRRRPEASPVQKKEKKDKERENEKEKSALARERSLKKRQSLPASPRARLSASTASELSPKSKARPSSPSTSWHRPASPCPSPGPGHTLPPKPPSPRGTTASPKGRIRRKEEAKESPSAAGPEDKSQSKRRASNEKESAAPASPAPSPAPSPTPAPPQKEQPPAETPTDAAVLTSPPAPAPPVTPSKPMAGTTDREEATRLLAEKRRQAREQREREEQERRLQAERDKRMREEQLAREAEARAEREAEARRREEQEAREKAQAEQEEQERLQKQKEEAEARSREEAERQRLEREKHFQQQEQERQERRKRLEEIMKRTRKSEVSETKQKQDSKEANANGSSPEPVKAVEARSPGLQKEAVQKEEPIPQEPQWSLPSKELPASLVNGLQPLPAHQENGFSTKGPSGDKSLSRTPEALLPFAEAEAFLKKAVVQSPQVTEVL
- the MAP7D1 gene encoding MAP7 domain-containing protein 1 isoform X10 — encoded protein: MESGPRAELGAGAPPAVVARTPPEPRPSPEGDPSPPPPPMSALVPDTPPDTPPAMKNATSSKQLPLEPESPTGQVGPRPAPPQEESPSSEAKSRGPTPTATGPRDARPPRRSSQPSPTAVPASDSPPTKQEVKKAGERHKLAKERREERAKYLAAKKAVWLEKEEKAKALREKQLQERRRRLEEQRLKAEQRRAALEERQRQKLEKNKERYEAAIQRSVKKTWAEIRQQRWSWAGALHHSSPGHKTSGSRCSVSAVNLPKHVDSIINKRLSKSSATLWNSPSRNRSLQLSAWESSIVDRLMTPTLSFLARSRSAVTLPRNGRDQAVPVCPRSASASPLTPCSVPRSVHRCAPAGERGERRKPNAGGSPAPVRRRPEASPVQKKEKKDKERENEKEKSALARERSLKKRQSLPASPRARLSASTASELSPKSKARPSSPSTSWHRPASPCPSPGPGHTLPPKPPSPRGTTASPKGRIRRKEEAKESPSAAGPEDKSQSKRRASNEKESAAPASPAPSPAPSPTPAPPQKEQPPAETPTAPAPPVTPSKPMAGTTDREEATRLLAEKRRQAREQREREEQERRLQAERDKRMREEQLAREAEARAEREAEARRREEQEAREKAQAEQEEQERLQKQKEEAEARSREEAERQRLEREKHFQQQEQERQERRKRLEEIMKRTRKSEVSETKKQDSKEANANGSSPEPVKAVEARSPGLQKEAVQKEEPIPQEPQWSLPSKELPASLVNGLQPLPAHQENGFSTKGPSGDKSLSRTPEALLPFAEAEAFLKKAVVQSPQVTEVL
- the MAP7D1 gene encoding MAP7 domain-containing protein 1 isoform X9 — protein: MESGPRAELGAGAPPAVVARTPPEPRPSPEGDPSPPPPPMSALVPDTPPDTPPAMKNATSSKQLPLEPESPTGQVGPRPAPPQEESPSSEAKSRGPTPTATGPRDARPPRRSSQPSPTAVPASDSPPTKQEVKKAGERHKLAKERREERAKYLAAKKAVWLEKEEKAKALREKQLQERRRRLEEQRLKAEQRRAALEERQRQKLEKNKERYEAAIQRSVKKTWAEIRQQRWSWAGALHHSSPGHKTSGSRCSVSAVNLPKHVDSIINKRLSKSSATLWNSPSRNRSLQLSAWESSIVDRLMTPTLSFLARSRSAVTLPRNGRDQAVPVCPRSASASPLTPCSVPRSVHRCAPAGERGERRKPNAGGSPAPVRRRPEASPVQKKEKKDKERENEKEKSALARERSLKKRQSLPASPRARLSASTASELSPKSKARPSSPSTSWHRPASPCPSPGPGHTLPPKPPSPRGTTASPKGRIRRKEEAKESPSAAGPEDKSQSKRRASNEKESAAPASPAPSPAPSPTPAPPQKEQPPAETPTAPAPPVTPSKPMAGTTDREEATRLLAEKRRQAREQREREEQERRLQAERDKRMREEQLAREAEARAEREAEARRREEQEAREKAQAEQEEQERLQKQKEEAEARSREEAERQRLEREKHFQQQEQERQERRKRLEEIMKRTRKSEVSETKQKQDSKEANANGSSPEPVKAVEARSPGLQKEAVQKEEPIPQEPQWSLPSKELPASLVNGLQPLPAHQENGFSTKGPSGDKSLSRTPEALLPFAEAEAFLKKAVVQSPQVTEVL
- the MAP7D1 gene encoding MAP7 domain-containing protein 1 isoform X6 codes for the protein MESGPRAELGAGAPPAVVARTPPEPRPSPEGDPSPPPPPMSALVPDTPPDTPPAMKNATSSKQLPLEPESPTGQVGPRPAPPQEESPSSEAKSRGPTPTATGPRDARPPRRSSQPSPTAVPASDSPPTKQEVKKAGERHKLAKERREERAKYLAAKKAVWLEKEEKAKALREKQLQERRRRLEEQRLKAEQRRAALEERQRQKLEKNKERYEAAIQRSVKKTWAEIRQQRWSWAGALHHSSPGHKTSGSRCSVSAVNLPKHVDSIINKRLSKSSATLWNSPSRNRSLQLSAWESSIVDRLMTPTLSFLARSRSAVTLPRNGRDQAVPVCPRSASASPLTPCSVPRSVHRCAPAGERGERRKPNAGGSPAPVRRRPEASPVQKKEKKDKERENEKEKSALARERSLKKRQSLPASPRARLSASTASELSPKSKARPSSPSTSWHRPASPCPSPGPGHTLPPKPPSPRGTTASPKGRIRRKEEAKESPSAAGPEDKSQSKRRASNEKESAAPASPAPSPAPSPTPAPPQKEQPPAETPTDAAVLTSPPAPAPPVTPSKPMAGTTDREEATRLLAEKRRQAREQREREEQERRLQAERDKRMREEQLAREAEARAEREAEARRREEQEAREKAQAEQEEQERLQKQKEEAEARSREEAERQRLEREKHFQQQEQERQERRKRLEEIMKRTRKSEVSETKKQDSKEANANGSSPEPVKAVEARSPGLQKEAVQKEEPIPQEPQWSLPSKELPASLVNGLQPLPAHQENGFSTKGPSGDKSLSRTPEALLPFAEAEAFLKKAVVQSPQVTEVL